A stretch of Catenulispora sp. GP43 DNA encodes these proteins:
- a CDS encoding MaoC/PaaZ C-terminal domain-containing protein, giving the protein MPIDPEKALAAPATSIELAWTPKDVQLYHLGLGAGVPATDPGELAYVYEKDLKVLPSFAVVAGGALGFSLFANPGIDIQLVNVLHGGQSITVHRAIPAAGEAVATARVTDIWDKGKAAVIRTESVIADDEGPIWTNHSQIFVRGEGGFGGERGASTVDSTPEREPDHAVEVKTLEQLALIYRLSGDWNPLHADPGFAAMAGFDRPILHGLCSYGITCKAVVDTVLSGDVTRVTEYSTRFAGIFFPGETMRVKMWDDGAGRVDVVSTSADRDDAVVLANTVLTYKS; this is encoded by the coding sequence ATGCCCATCGACCCCGAGAAGGCCCTGGCCGCCCCGGCCACCAGCATCGAGCTGGCCTGGACCCCCAAGGACGTCCAGCTCTACCACCTGGGCCTGGGCGCGGGCGTCCCGGCGACCGATCCGGGCGAGCTGGCCTACGTCTACGAGAAGGACCTGAAGGTCCTGCCGTCCTTCGCGGTGGTGGCCGGCGGCGCGCTGGGCTTCTCCCTGTTCGCCAACCCCGGCATCGACATCCAGCTGGTCAACGTGCTGCACGGCGGTCAGTCGATCACCGTGCACCGTGCCATCCCGGCCGCCGGGGAGGCGGTCGCGACCGCGCGCGTCACCGACATCTGGGACAAGGGCAAGGCCGCGGTCATCCGCACCGAGAGCGTGATCGCCGACGACGAGGGCCCCATCTGGACCAACCACTCGCAGATCTTCGTGCGCGGCGAGGGCGGGTTCGGCGGCGAGCGCGGCGCCTCGACCGTGGACAGCACGCCCGAGCGCGAGCCGGACCACGCCGTCGAGGTCAAGACCCTGGAGCAGCTGGCGCTCATCTACCGGCTGTCCGGCGACTGGAACCCGTTGCACGCCGACCCCGGGTTCGCCGCGATGGCCGGCTTCGACCGGCCGATCCTGCACGGCCTGTGCTCCTACGGCATCACCTGCAAGGCCGTGGTCGACACGGTCCTGTCCGGCGACGTGACGCGCGTGACGGAGTACTCCACGCGCTTCGCCGGGATCTTCTTCCCGGGTGAAACGATGCGCGTGAAGATGTGGGACGACGGCGCGGGGCGGGTGGACGTGGTGTCCACCTCGGCCGACCGCGACGACGCGGTGGTGCTGGCCAACACCGTGCTCACCTACAAGAGCTAG
- a CDS encoding cation diffusion facilitator family transporter: MSAEGSTKAVLAALSANMGIAVSKFVAYAFTGSASMLAEGVHSVADSGNQVLLLIGGKQARKKADTEHPFGYGRERFVYAFIVSVVLFSVGGLFALYEGWHKVTHPEKVDSWYWAVGVLVFAMVMEGMSFRTAVRESNHLREGSSWIGFIRRATTPELPVVLLEDSGALLGLCFALFGVGMAVITGNGRWDGVGTLAIGALLVCIAVILAVEMKSLLVGEGAGKHDVAAIRTAAVDGDTVTDVIHLRTMYLGPEELLVAIKIAVQHDDTALEVAKAIDAAEVRIRAAVPEARMIYIEPDVRRPGPLPQPTTG; this comes from the coding sequence ATGAGCGCAGAGGGCAGTACCAAGGCGGTTCTGGCGGCGTTGAGCGCCAACATGGGCATCGCCGTCTCGAAGTTCGTGGCCTACGCCTTCACCGGTTCGGCGTCGATGCTCGCCGAGGGAGTGCACTCGGTCGCCGACTCCGGCAACCAGGTGCTGCTGCTGATCGGCGGCAAGCAGGCGCGCAAGAAGGCCGACACCGAGCATCCGTTCGGCTACGGCCGCGAGCGGTTCGTCTACGCGTTCATCGTCTCGGTGGTGCTGTTCAGCGTCGGCGGCCTGTTCGCCCTGTATGAGGGCTGGCACAAGGTCACGCACCCGGAGAAGGTCGACAGCTGGTACTGGGCCGTCGGGGTGCTGGTGTTCGCGATGGTGATGGAGGGCATGTCCTTCCGCACCGCCGTGCGCGAGTCGAACCACCTGCGCGAGGGCAGCAGCTGGATCGGCTTCATCCGCCGGGCCACGACGCCGGAGCTGCCGGTGGTCCTGCTGGAGGACTCCGGGGCCCTGCTCGGCCTGTGCTTCGCGCTGTTCGGCGTCGGCATGGCGGTCATCACCGGCAACGGACGCTGGGACGGCGTCGGCACCCTGGCGATCGGCGCGCTGCTGGTCTGCATCGCGGTGATCCTGGCGGTGGAGATGAAGAGCCTGCTGGTCGGCGAGGGCGCGGGCAAGCACGACGTGGCCGCGATCCGCACGGCGGCCGTGGACGGCGACACCGTCACCGACGTGATCCACCTGCGCACGATGTACCTGGGGCCGGAGGAGCTGCTGGTCGCGATAAAGATCGCGGTCCAGCACGACGACACGGCGCTGGAGGTGGCCAAGGCCATCGACGCGGCCGAGGTGCGCATCCGCGCCGCGGTGCCGGAGGCGCGGATGATCTACATCGAGCCCGACGTGCGCCGGCCGGGCCCGCTGCCGCAGCCCACGACCGGCTGA